A part of Polynucleobacter sp. MG-Unter2-18 genomic DNA contains:
- a CDS encoding FAD-binding and (Fe-S)-binding domain-containing protein: MNKPVDLPLPEFVANKAELAKRLKQETSGEVMTDIASRGRYATDASIYQAMPVAVFIPKTAEDIATAIQIAADLGIPVLPRGGGTSQCGQTTGTSLVIDNTKYFRKLLHADPVKATAIVEPGIVLDHLNAALKPHGLWYPVDVSTAGQATIGGMAGNNSCGSRSIAYGNMVHNVLGIDAWLANGQVASFGNYVHSSGAAKQLGDFVKGLANTLQPEIEAHFPKVLRRVAGYNLDVFHPQSELPYTQDGSVNLAHLLVGSEGTLAYFKSLELKLAPLPQHKVLGVVNFASFFKAMDSAQHIVKLGPTAVELVDHTMIDLARHNPSFKKTIETALIDASAQTPEAILLVEFSGEAHAPLLEKIKSLQSLMGDLGLPGSVVAMPDAGLQKNLWEVRKAGLNIMMSLKGDGKPVSFIEDCAVPLESLAEYTQALTDVFSKYGSRGTWYAHASVGTLHVRPILDMRRDGAQKMRAVAEEASALVRKYKGAYSGEHGDGLCRGEWISWQFGPKITQALAEIKHAFDPKGLFNPGKIVNPPKMDDASNFRFPPSYKVIPLQPALDWSAWNVQNNPVTEETSAPGTGGDPAMGFAKAMEMCNNNGHCRKFDAEVMCPSYRVTRDEKHLTRGRANTLRLALSNQLDIKDGSSPLASDAIKEVMELCVSCKACRRECPTGVDMAKMKIEFLSAYKKRTGHTMRDLAVAYLPKYAPIISSIPGLPALLNLRNHITPIAKLQEWVMGISAQRSLPTWKAKNFWNNPSAIAPYQFTPAELSKLDANGNKGVVLLADTFNAYFEDENLRAALQVLQAAGYRVHIPQKIKASSDSTNTCSKEFCCGRTYLAAGMVDKAKVSLDELVNHLAPFAEKDIPIIGLEPSCLFTLKDEALVMGFGERAVNVSKHAQLLEEFLASEAKSGKLKLSLKTATRPVLFHGHCHQKAFAAITPAMELLKLIPNAEPKLIESSCCGMAGSFGYEAEHIEVSKQMAEASLLPAIRKAPDSWVVADGTSCRHQIADGTQRDAVHIAKILAAHL, translated from the coding sequence ATGAACAAGCCAGTTGATTTGCCATTGCCAGAATTCGTTGCCAATAAGGCAGAGCTTGCTAAACGCCTGAAGCAAGAAACTTCTGGCGAGGTCATGACGGATATAGCTAGTCGTGGACGCTATGCAACCGATGCATCGATCTACCAAGCCATGCCAGTTGCCGTCTTTATTCCTAAAACAGCTGAGGACATTGCAACGGCGATTCAGATTGCAGCTGACCTAGGCATTCCAGTTCTGCCTCGTGGTGGAGGCACTAGTCAGTGCGGACAGACTACCGGCACATCACTTGTCATCGATAACACCAAATACTTTCGCAAACTCCTGCATGCAGATCCAGTCAAGGCCACAGCAATTGTTGAGCCGGGCATTGTGCTCGATCACCTCAACGCTGCACTCAAGCCACACGGCCTTTGGTACCCAGTAGACGTTTCTACTGCAGGACAAGCAACTATTGGCGGCATGGCAGGTAACAACTCTTGCGGCAGTCGATCAATTGCTTATGGCAACATGGTGCATAACGTTTTAGGTATTGATGCCTGGCTGGCAAATGGACAAGTAGCTAGCTTTGGAAATTACGTCCATAGTTCTGGTGCTGCAAAACAATTGGGTGACTTTGTTAAGGGACTTGCCAATACATTACAACCTGAGATCGAGGCGCACTTCCCCAAAGTCTTGCGTCGTGTTGCTGGCTATAACCTAGATGTATTCCATCCACAAAGCGAGCTTCCCTATACCCAAGACGGTAGTGTTAACTTAGCCCACTTATTAGTGGGCAGTGAAGGCACATTAGCGTATTTCAAATCACTTGAGCTGAAGTTAGCACCATTACCGCAACATAAAGTACTTGGAGTAGTGAACTTTGCAAGCTTCTTCAAGGCAATGGATAGCGCGCAACATATCGTTAAGCTTGGGCCTACCGCTGTTGAGTTAGTCGATCACACCATGATTGACTTGGCGCGCCACAATCCTAGCTTTAAGAAAACTATCGAGACTGCACTGATTGATGCTAGCGCTCAAACGCCTGAGGCCATCTTATTGGTGGAGTTTTCGGGGGAGGCGCATGCACCCTTACTTGAAAAAATAAAGTCTTTGCAAAGCTTAATGGGTGATCTTGGTCTTCCAGGCTCTGTTGTTGCGATGCCCGATGCTGGTTTGCAAAAGAACCTATGGGAGGTACGTAAGGCTGGCCTGAACATCATGATGAGTCTAAAAGGTGATGGTAAGCCAGTGAGCTTTATTGAGGATTGCGCAGTTCCACTAGAGAGTCTTGCTGAATACACTCAAGCACTGACAGATGTATTTTCAAAATACGGTTCACGTGGCACTTGGTATGCACATGCTTCCGTCGGCACCCTCCATGTCCGCCCTATTTTAGATATGCGTCGCGATGGCGCGCAAAAGATGCGTGCAGTTGCCGAAGAGGCGTCTGCCCTAGTTCGCAAGTACAAAGGTGCTTATAGCGGCGAACACGGTGATGGACTATGTCGTGGTGAATGGATCTCCTGGCAATTTGGCCCAAAGATTACGCAGGCCCTCGCTGAAATCAAACATGCTTTTGATCCAAAGGGATTATTTAACCCTGGCAAGATCGTCAACCCGCCAAAGATGGATGATGCGAGTAACTTCCGCTTTCCACCGAGCTATAAAGTGATTCCGCTGCAACCAGCCTTAGATTGGTCTGCCTGGAATGTACAGAATAATCCCGTTACTGAAGAGACCAGTGCACCAGGCACCGGCGGCGATCCTGCGATGGGCTTTGCTAAAGCCATGGAGATGTGCAACAACAATGGACATTGCCGCAAATTTGATGCGGAAGTGATGTGTCCAAGCTATCGCGTCACTCGTGATGAAAAGCATCTCACCCGTGGTCGCGCCAATACATTACGCCTAGCTCTCTCAAATCAACTGGATATAAAAGACGGGAGCTCACCACTCGCTAGCGACGCTATTAAAGAAGTGATGGAACTTTGCGTCAGCTGTAAAGCTTGCCGCCGTGAATGCCCTACTGGCGTTGATATGGCGAAAATGAAGATCGAGTTTCTATCTGCTTACAAGAAGCGAACTGGTCATACGATGCGCGATCTAGCTGTTGCCTATTTGCCAAAATATGCCCCTATCATCAGCAGCATTCCGGGGCTTCCCGCCTTACTCAATCTTCGCAACCACATTACTCCTATTGCTAAATTACAAGAATGGGTCATGGGCATCTCTGCACAAAGAAGTCTGCCGACCTGGAAAGCAAAAAACTTCTGGAACAATCCAAGTGCAATTGCACCCTATCAATTTACCCCCGCAGAACTGAGCAAATTAGATGCAAATGGCAATAAGGGAGTGGTGTTATTAGCCGATACCTTCAATGCCTATTTTGAGGATGAGAACTTACGTGCGGCTCTACAAGTTTTACAAGCGGCTGGATATCGTGTTCACATTCCTCAAAAAATCAAAGCATCAAGCGACAGCACCAATACCTGCTCTAAAGAATTTTGCTGTGGTCGCACTTACCTAGCAGCTGGTATGGTCGATAAAGCCAAAGTCAGTCTAGATGAATTAGTCAACCATCTAGCTCCTTTTGCAGAAAAAGATATCCCCATTATTGGTCTAGAGCCCTCCTGTCTTTTCACCTTAAAGGATGAAGCATTAGTGATGGGCTTTGGTGAGCGCGCAGTTAATGTTAGTAAGCATGCGCAGCTCTTAGAAGAATTTTTAGCAAGTGAGGCCAAGTCAGGCAAACTCAAACTGTCACTGAAAACGGCAACGCGCCCAGTGTTATTTCATGGCCATTGCCATCAAAAAGCATTTGCTGCTATCACGCCTGCCATGGAACTTCTGAAACTCATTCCAAATGCAGAGCCTAAGCTAATTGAGTCTTCCTGTTGCGGTATGGCTGGTAGCTTTGGTTACGAGGCTGAGCACATTGAAGTATCCAAGCAAATGGCAGAAGCTAGCCTCTTACCCGCGATTCGTAAAGCACCAGATAGTTGGGTAGTGGCGGATGGTACCAGCTGTCGCCACCAGATTGCCGATGGCACCCAAAGAGACGCTGTACATATTGCCAAGATCTTGGCAGCCCATCTCTAA
- a CDS encoding site-specific integrase: MKFSSLAQFALGHADTRLKARIRYWIEFMGEKDISEITSEDVDAGIELMARRGKLRQLPGGIWAKSGEPLAAGTLNRHISALGHIYKLGKSQRIIPKSTISPTKGVEKAREGPGRIINLSRDQIDHIIDASRLMRWRKFTAMICVAMTSGARLGNLQTMTWRDVDLERGSVHFPTSKNGKPYSAAISSQAVIELKNIKRDLDTSDTLVFGNRSFRKSWARTLKLAGVEYFAFHGCRHICASMLAASGMQLAGLMAQLNHSSPKMAMRYSHLNVDHLREGVARAWG; this comes from the coding sequence ATGAAATTTTCATCATTAGCCCAGTTTGCACTGGGACATGCCGACACTAGACTCAAAGCCCGCATCCGATATTGGATCGAATTTATGGGCGAAAAAGATATTTCAGAAATCACTTCGGAAGATGTTGATGCTGGAATTGAGTTAATGGCCAGGCGCGGCAAACTTCGGCAACTCCCTGGCGGCATCTGGGCAAAAAGTGGCGAGCCATTAGCAGCGGGCACACTCAATCGTCATATCTCTGCTCTAGGCCATATTTATAAGCTAGGCAAGAGCCAGCGCATCATTCCCAAATCAACAATCTCGCCAACCAAAGGCGTAGAGAAAGCCAGAGAAGGTCCTGGACGCATCATTAACTTATCGAGAGATCAGATTGATCACATCATCGATGCGTCTCGCCTAATGCGCTGGAGAAAGTTCACAGCAATGATCTGCGTAGCCATGACATCTGGTGCCAGGTTAGGCAATCTCCAGACCATGACTTGGCGTGATGTTGATCTAGAGCGCGGCTCAGTTCACTTTCCAACATCAAAAAATGGCAAGCCCTACTCCGCCGCCATTAGCAGCCAGGCAGTCATAGAGCTAAAAAATATTAAGCGCGACCTGGATACCTCAGACACACTAGTCTTTGGCAATAGATCATTTAGAAAGAGCTGGGCACGCACTCTAAAGCTTGCTGGCGTGGAATATTTTGCCTTTCATGGCTGCCGCCATATCTGTGCATCAATGCTCGCTGCAAGTGGTATGCAATTGGCCGGTCTCATGGCTCAACTCAATCACTCGTCACCAAAGATGGCAATGCGCTATTCCCATCTCAATGTTGATCACCTCAGAGAGGGTGTTGCAAGAGCTTGGGGTTGA
- a CDS encoding N-acetylmuramoyl-L-alanine amidase: protein MSKPLMNSSRRKHLKTSAKMLGFILFFSEAEIAWGAKILGVRIWPADDYTRITLESDKALPITQQLLTNPDRLVVDVQGMELNSTLKDLVAKVKPNDPYVSQIRVGQFQPGMVRLVFDLKEPVKPQLFTLEPIAEYQYRMVLDLYPTIPPDPLMELVKSSARKESALEKANEEIDLIAQFATKKEKDAPRAPVAQAIPDVKDSAVKTKHKRLITIAIDAGHGGEDPGAIGAMGSKEKHVVLSIAKRLRDKIESDPYMRPFLTRDGDYFVPLHTRVQKARRVEADLFISIHADAFIEPRAKGASVFALSQMGASSTTARWMANKENSSDLIGGINIKTQDKQVANLLLDMSTTAQIKDSLQVGTSILKQISGFATLHKPKVEQASFAVLRAPDIPSILVETAFISNPQEEARLNDDAYQDRIAEAIMRGIKDYFSKNPPVARRANA, encoded by the coding sequence ATGAGTAAGCCTCTCATGAATTCCTCCAGAAGAAAGCATCTCAAAACTTCAGCAAAGATGCTGGGCTTTATTCTCTTCTTCAGTGAAGCAGAGATTGCCTGGGGAGCCAAGATCTTGGGTGTACGCATTTGGCCTGCAGATGATTACACACGCATTACGCTTGAGTCTGATAAAGCACTCCCCATCACCCAACAACTACTTACTAATCCGGATCGTTTGGTGGTCGATGTTCAAGGTATGGAACTCAACTCCACCCTCAAAGATTTAGTAGCTAAAGTCAAACCTAATGACCCTTACGTTTCTCAAATACGAGTGGGGCAATTTCAACCAGGTATGGTCCGCTTAGTATTTGACCTAAAAGAGCCCGTTAAGCCACAACTCTTTACGCTAGAGCCGATTGCGGAATACCAATATCGTATGGTGCTAGATCTTTATCCCACTATCCCACCAGATCCACTGATGGAGCTGGTCAAGAGCAGCGCCCGTAAAGAGAGTGCTCTAGAAAAAGCCAATGAAGAAATTGACTTGATTGCGCAGTTCGCAACTAAAAAAGAAAAAGATGCTCCGAGGGCGCCAGTGGCCCAAGCCATTCCAGATGTAAAAGATTCTGCAGTAAAAACCAAACATAAGCGCCTTATCACTATTGCAATTGATGCAGGTCATGGTGGAGAGGATCCAGGCGCAATTGGTGCAATGGGTTCTAAAGAAAAGCATGTTGTCCTCTCCATTGCTAAGCGCTTACGTGACAAAATTGAGAGCGATCCCTACATGCGCCCCTTTCTCACACGAGATGGGGATTACTTTGTACCCTTGCATACCCGAGTACAAAAGGCACGCCGCGTTGAAGCTGATTTGTTTATCTCGATTCATGCAGATGCTTTTATAGAGCCTAGAGCCAAAGGCGCCTCTGTTTTTGCACTCTCACAAATGGGCGCCAGTAGTACGACGGCACGATGGATGGCCAATAAAGAAAATTCGTCGGATTTAATCGGTGGCATCAATATTAAGACGCAAGACAAGCAGGTGGCTAATCTATTACTAGATATGTCTACCACTGCCCAGATCAAAGACTCGCTTCAAGTGGGAACCTCCATCCTCAAGCAAATTAGCGGATTTGCCACGCTACACAAACCTAAAGTTGAGCAAGCCAGCTTTGCTGTTCTAAGGGCTCCAGATATTCCATCCATTTTGGTAGAGACAGCCTTCATTAGTAATCCCCAAGAAGAGGCACGCCTCAATGATGATGCTTACCAAGACCGAATTGCTGAAGCGATTATGAGGGGAATTAAGGACTATTTCTCTAAAAACCCACCCGTTGCCAGACGCGCAAACGCATAG
- a CDS encoding AzlC family ABC transporter permease, translated as MSSADQPFIDPSEIKIEASVVQRYKNRSEAFWAGIRDAAGAPAMVLFAGMVGFGAMGKTSGMDAWFTTATSFFMFALPGQVVLLEMAITGSSVIAIALAVTLTSSRFITMTVTLFPQFHEKDRNHGLYASVHLLAMTAWAISMREFQTIEAKHRLSYFIGLGLLCWIISIPGTILGYLLAGVVPPYVTLGLVFINPLFFLLTFTEVKPWVNRIAIGLGFVLGPFFFLLDRDTSLLTTGLVGGTIAYVFDRKVLRKRAGIMS; from the coding sequence ATGTCATCAGCTGATCAACCCTTTATAGACCCCAGCGAAATCAAGATAGAAGCTTCAGTAGTGCAGCGCTATAAAAATCGCAGTGAGGCTTTTTGGGCAGGTATTCGGGATGCAGCTGGTGCACCTGCCATGGTGCTCTTTGCTGGAATGGTGGGTTTTGGTGCCATGGGTAAAACTAGCGGTATGGATGCTTGGTTTACCACTGCCACTAGCTTCTTTATGTTCGCATTGCCTGGACAAGTAGTGTTGCTCGAGATGGCAATTACTGGATCATCAGTTATTGCTATTGCTCTCGCAGTGACTTTAACTTCTTCGCGTTTCATCACGATGACGGTGACGCTCTTCCCACAATTTCATGAAAAAGATCGTAATCATGGGCTTTACGCTTCCGTGCATCTTTTGGCAATGACTGCTTGGGCTATTTCCATGCGCGAGTTTCAGACGATTGAAGCAAAGCACCGCTTGAGTTACTTCATCGGTCTTGGTTTACTGTGCTGGATTATTTCTATTCCGGGCACTATTCTAGGATATTTATTGGCAGGTGTCGTGCCGCCGTACGTTACGCTTGGCCTCGTTTTCATTAACCCATTATTCTTTTTGCTGACCTTTACCGAGGTCAAGCCTTGGGTTAACCGAATCGCCATTGGCTTGGGTTTTGTATTGGGCCCCTTTTTCTTTCTCTTGGATCGCGACACCAGTTTGCTGACCACTGGTCTAGTAGGAGGAACGATCGCTTATGTATTCGATCGTAAAGTGCTACGCAAACGAGCGGGGATAATGAGTTGA
- the tsaE gene encoding tRNA (adenosine(37)-N6)-threonylcarbamoyltransferase complex ATPase subunit type 1 TsaE, with amino-acid sequence MAQISFTQHCRQEADTAALAQKLAASLSQLFQFDPGAHLNISLEGDLGAGKTTFARHLIQGLGYESRVKSPTYTLCEPYPLIIDSKTLAMNHFDLYRVRDPLEWQEAGFAEHFDEPGFCLVEWPEKAEGTLPAFDIEIHLMAGADEYERNIIFQASSSQGMAVLDKMNIS; translated from the coding sequence ATGGCTCAGATTTCATTTACTCAACATTGTAGGCAAGAAGCGGATACAGCTGCTTTAGCGCAAAAGCTTGCCGCCAGTCTTAGTCAGCTATTTCAATTTGATCCCGGTGCTCACCTCAATATCTCCCTAGAGGGTGATCTTGGAGCCGGCAAGACCACCTTTGCTCGCCATCTCATACAAGGCCTAGGGTATGAGAGCCGGGTGAAGAGTCCAACCTACACCTTATGTGAACCCTATCCACTCATCATCGATAGCAAGACTTTGGCGATGAACCACTTTGACCTTTATCGCGTGCGAGATCCTTTGGAATGGCAAGAGGCGGGCTTTGCAGAGCATTTTGATGAGCCTGGATTTTGTTTAGTGGAGTGGCCAGAAAAAGCTGAAGGGACGCTGCCTGCTTTTGATATTGAAATTCATCTGATGGCTGGTGCAGATGAATATGAAAGAAATATCATTTTCCAAGCAAGCTCAAGTCAAGGAATGGCTGTTCTCGATAAGATGAATATCTCATAG
- the queG gene encoding tRNA epoxyqueuosine(34) reductase QueG translates to MTSSQIPNSVDQANLREWLGEQSRKLGFDDLRITDTHLGVAAERLNDWLAKGRHGQMEYMARHADLRSDPSLLVPGTVRVICVTMNYLSPAIDFEHEWDSLRDPAQAVVSMYARGRDYHKVMRNRLQEFAELIEKRIGLFGYRVFTDSAPLMEVELARKAGLGWRGKHTLLLNRESGSTFFLGEILVDVPLPVDQEQESHCGTCQSCIDICPTQAITAPYQLDARRCISYLTIENPDAIPVEFRRAMGNRVYGCDDCQLICPWNKFAQRTALPDFAERHGLGKASLLQLWSWTEDEFEKRHEGSAIRRIGYSRWRRNLAVAMGNALAANHLPKSDKDLLRQALQGALPLADALVAEHIDWALSC, encoded by the coding sequence ATGACTTCTTCTCAAATACCTAACTCTGTTGATCAGGCTAATCTGCGTGAATGGCTGGGTGAGCAGTCTCGAAAATTGGGTTTTGATGACTTGCGTATTACAGATACCCATCTAGGTGTTGCAGCTGAGCGTCTGAATGATTGGCTCGCAAAAGGGCGTCATGGTCAGATGGAATATATGGCTAGGCATGCTGACTTACGCTCAGATCCAAGTCTATTGGTGCCGGGCACAGTGAGAGTCATTTGCGTCACCATGAATTACCTATCTCCCGCAATCGACTTTGAACATGAATGGGACAGTTTGAGGGATCCCGCTCAAGCAGTGGTATCGATGTATGCCCGTGGGCGTGACTATCACAAGGTGATGCGCAATCGTTTGCAAGAGTTTGCGGAGCTTATTGAAAAGCGTATTGGATTATTTGGTTATCGTGTATTTACAGATTCTGCACCCTTGATGGAAGTGGAGTTAGCTCGTAAGGCAGGTTTGGGTTGGAGAGGCAAACATACTTTGTTGCTCAATCGCGAATCTGGATCGACATTCTTTTTGGGTGAGATCCTCGTTGATGTTCCGTTGCCTGTAGATCAAGAGCAGGAGTCGCATTGCGGAACTTGTCAGTCTTGTATAGACATTTGTCCCACACAAGCCATTACTGCGCCTTACCAATTAGATGCGAGACGCTGTATTTCGTATTTGACGATTGAAAATCCAGATGCCATTCCGGTAGAGTTTCGTAGGGCGATGGGTAATCGCGTTTACGGATGCGATGACTGCCAATTGATCTGCCCTTGGAATAAATTTGCTCAACGCACAGCCTTGCCAGATTTTGCTGAACGCCATGGCCTGGGTAAGGCAAGTCTTTTGCAACTGTGGTCTTGGACTGAGGATGAATTTGAGAAACGCCATGAGGGAAGTGCTATTCGTCGGATTGGCTACTCCAGGTGGCGCAGAAACTTAGCAGTGGCCATGGGGAATGCTTTAGCAGCTAATCATCTACCCAAATCAGATAAAGATCTTCTGCGGCAGGCTTTGCAGGGCGCCTTACCTTTGGCAGATGCCTTAGTAGCTGAGCACATCGACTGGGCGCTGAGTTGCTAA
- a CDS encoding AzlD domain-containing protein, with protein MNAGLQGWGLWIALAGATIGTYICRAIGVLLAKRINQDSEIFRYLSAVTYAMVAALVVRMVLMPIGLLSTVPVWIRLLICALSIGVMVSKPTHRLVPALLTGTLLMLAYGLIR; from the coding sequence ATGAATGCTGGCCTCCAAGGTTGGGGTTTGTGGATTGCCTTAGCAGGCGCCACAATCGGAACCTATATTTGTCGTGCAATTGGTGTTTTGCTCGCCAAAAGAATTAATCAAGATAGCGAAATCTTTCGCTATCTTTCTGCGGTTACTTATGCGATGGTAGCAGCCCTCGTTGTCAGAATGGTCCTCATGCCGATTGGCCTTTTATCAACCGTACCCGTATGGATTCGATTGCTGATCTGCGCCTTAAGTATTGGTGTGATGGTTTCAAAGCCAACACACCGTCTTGTTCCAGCCCTATTGACTGGAACTTTACTAATGCTAGCGTACGGCCTTATTCGTTAG